Genomic DNA from Bemisia tabaci chromosome 2, PGI_BMITA_v3:
TTAATCTTTAATAAAATCGTGCCTTCCTCTCTCTTCtatgtattttgaaaattgaatgaagtGGCTTCTTAATAGAGACCAGTCTAATGAAaagtcattcaatttttttccttttttctttctaggTCAGCTCATTATTTTCCTAAGTTTAGGTCTtagttcttttttcattttgtaatttgtttttattaatgCTGTAGAAAAGGTGCCCCTCTGACTTTTAAACACTGCTTCATATCAGGAATCCCTATTTTGTGTGTGACAGTACAAGGTCTGTTAGATTAAAAATCGGATTTTACTACTCATCAGGCAATCGTTCACGTGAgctatgaaatgaaaaaaagtactCTCAGACCaagtatttcggtttgcgacgtcgagactttattttttaaatggaaaactactcaatgtcaatccttgaaaacttctgtgttttttcttctcaaagaattttaagaaaaatgtgaaaatttcaagtaatgatattgatttgttctccttcaaaaaaataaaattggagtggagatttttaaacaccgcaaacaagatacgtcgTTTGGTAGTCTCTCTGTCAATATACAATTATCAGCAATGTGCATAGTAAATTGCTTACACACTCATAACAGTTAGTGCAATCAGACTTGCACATTAGATGAGCATACTATCAATAGcaacaaaaatttaattgatcTTCGATGCTGCTTTTGAATTCCCTCTCCTTATTAAATGCAGCTCAATTAAGAAAGgtttaattctatttttttttcttcaattcttcattCAATGTTTCACGTGTCAGGGgctaattttgtcaaaaatcctGTTTTGAATTGATTCACTCTGATGTTCTGTTGAATGAAAAACTCAATACTTTATCACCCATAGTATTTGAACAGGTTATTAGTTCTGCACGTATATAATGCTCAGTCTTCATTCAAATTCGGGAAAACAAAGATTCCTTGGAAAGGCAAAATTAGCAATAAGCtaaagaaatttgttttttattactAATTAGACCTTGTTGGTTCAAGTGATGAAAGTGTTTTCTCCCTAAAGCAATTGTTAAAAAGAAACatcaattttagtaattttgtttgaatatttttattatgactttgaaaaaatttgataaattattCTTTCGGCAAAACTGCGTTATTACTGGTTAAGATTACTCCAATGAACTCGGTGTTCTTTACTCCTTACAAAATTAATCCATCATTTGACCAAACTGTATTCACCTTGATCAGTAGGTAAATAATTAATGTAttctcataatatttttttctcttttgccaAAGTTTATGCAAGTTATTTTTGTTTCCATTCCATTGTACATACTCTCTTTTTGTagctttttaaacttttttgtgtCACTTGAAAATACTTACTGTTATTAAATTCAGATCTCATACTTAGCCGCTTGTACAAGTATTCAACCAAACACCCCATGTAATAATTTCATGCAAGTATTCTCTCTGTAAATTGGCGGTATTGTGAAAGCATTTTCATAATTTACATTTACCTTCTTCACCCATGTAATGCCTTCTCTTCCACTgggtaaataattaaaaattaactgattCCAACTAACTCACATCATTATAGTTTTTTCTGCTCTTCCATGTCATGCTCTAAATTTTAAGACTCCAGGCAAGTACACGTGAAGTTGAAAAGGTGCCgccaaaatcaacttttttttcaatagtaTGAGGGCCAATTATTCAGGGTCCTTTGGAGCCCCTCTGGTTTTTTATTTACACTCTCTGAAGGGAAAGAGATGAGTAATTTTAGTGAGTAGGCACACCTTAGGCatatgagtattttccttttGTGTTAGCTGTTGATAATTAATTGTAGCGTAAGTTCCGAAGCAtcctgcatttttttctttttttttcaattactttAGCCTTGAATTGATCTTTAGCTTTTTCCTATTATTTCCTACAAGGATAAACTTTGGATAAAAGGGATCAAACTTTGGTCTTTATCAATTTTGATTGCGAGCTATAATAGGAAAATTTGCCACTTTTAAGGaagtaaaaaatgaagagaaatgtATCCGGTAATAAATTAACTTTTCCTCTTCAAATGTAAAATGGGATTCACAAATTAAATATGATGTCTTGAGTCCAACATGGCAAAATAATTAAGATTATACCTTCGTGGTAAATGTTTTGTTCAAAAATCGTAAGTGATGAGCTTTATAGGGGGTTTGGTAACCGGGAAAAACAAGAAAGACAAGCATCTACtcttaaaatgtaaatataCTGATTTAAGTATTTATTCTTCAGTAGTAGTAGGGTCAATGCTTGGAAGTAAGTTAACTGGTGTTACTCTTTAGTAGCCTTGCGGTGGGGCTCTTGGTATGCATCCACTTGTGCTCTTGAGACTTTCATTTCTTCATATTGTGTGTTtcctgagaaagaaaaaaaattgtgatttgcACCTTTCCAACTTGATTCTAATCCTGTATTGAAGTAACTTTAGAGTATCATACGGAGTTCTGGAGCTTCTAAACTATCAGAAGCTCTTGAGGGTTCATATCAAgtccaaaatttccaacaaaaagGTGTGCTTTAACTTTATATATGAATTTTCTGCGCCAAAACGCTCATAGTCCTTTCCACCACAACCAAGCCCATAAAATTAAATCAACATCTGTTTGAAATCATTGCATCAGTCACTGGTTTTGGGTGGAGGCTCATGCTAGTGTCATACTTTTAAGCCTTTTGACAACTTTTCAAACTCAACCGCATGCAACCACTAAGAGCGTCAAtccttttaaaatcaaattagcATGGAATTTTAGTGCATCATCATCAGAATTTCgtgttgaaattaaatttcacaCCAGAAAGAATCTTCTCCAGTCATTATTTTATTGGGTGTAATATAACCTCAGAAGTTATCAATGTAGGCAAAGTCTAATGATAGAATAGTCTGTAAAAATTCATCTTTGAATATAGCGTGCAGCATAATCCGAAGACCCAAAATCATTGCATAAAATATTTTGTGCTGCAGATCAGATGGTGTTTCTTGCACTGTACATTGTACAATcaggaaaatatgaaaactgTTCCTTAGGGTATTGGACTTTGGCAGAGAAATTTAACATCCCATCCCTGTTGTTGtagtgtaaattttatttctttctttcattgttTTGTTTAGATTTTTTCTCACTCTCCTCCAACTGTGTATGTAACTATATTTCATTCAAATATTCATGCAATGAGCCAAAACTATCCCAATTCTAAGTGTTCAGAATAAGTTTCTTTgtaatattaatattttaacgGAAATCTGTTTCAGTTTCCAACTTAAAAGGTCGATGTAAAAGTTAGGTACCTAGAGGAATCGATTTTAATTTGTTGGTCCAGAATTCAAAATAAGgcatggaaattttttgaaaaacccgggaaaatcagagaatattcttaCAAATTTGACTGGTAACTGTGTGGAAACATCTTAAAAATCGAAACTAATTTGCTGTGCTGTTTTTGGATGGAGGGGAAAGGTTTACAGTTTCAAAGATCTGTATATTTACCTTGTCGAGACACTTCTTGTTGAGATGAGTAATCTGTGCGGCGTGCATCCTGTGAGTAAGGATGCGTGTTATGAGTCAATTCTTCTCGTTGATACTGTTCTGGCACACCATCAGTATATTTTTGTGGCTCATCTGAATAATGAAGATCCTGATGATATTCCGGAGTAGGATACTCAGCTTCCGGTTCGAAGAGATCACCTTGATTGGTTCGATACTCTTGGTCTTGATAGCCGTCTTGACCATATTCTTCTGTGTGGTGGACGTATGGGCTCGGATCATTTGCTTCGCCGTACATGTTTCTTGGTTGCTCATATTCTCCAGAAGTTATGTGTTGATTCTCATAACCTCTACCATATTCTTCCGGAATTCTTTGACTATAATCTTCGCCTTCGGTACCAGGCGCATACTCCTCTAGCTGTTGTGCAGTTCCGTAATTCTCATTGTTCACTGGATATTCATTTTGATAGCTTGAATATTCCACCCTCCCATCTTGACCGTAAATAGGCTCTGGAGCAAGAAGTTCCTGAGACCCGTGTCCATCATACTGCCTAAATTCATCTTGTGCATGAGAATGTTCGTAAATTTGATTTTCGTCATAAACATCCTCTCGCGTATTTTCAAACTTAGGATACTGGCTTGGATCCTGGGGATAGTTCTCATTTTGTTCAACATAGTGAGACTCATCTCTGTACTGAGTGCTTGACCCGTCATACACAATTTCGTTGTAGGGTTCTTGTTGCTCCAGGTACTGTTGTTGTACGTGCTCATCATACAGTGGCTGCCCTTGACTCTCGTATGGTGGTTGCTCTTGCACCTCAAATGGTTGCGGAGGGTTCTCTTCGTACACCTGTTGATTCGGAACCTTACTTTGCTGTTTTAGTCCTTCATATGAAAGTTGTTGCTCCTCATACCTTTGTTGAGGCTGATTTTCATATTCAGGGTCCTCCTCATATTTCTGTTTCTGTGCCCTCTTTTGCCGTTGATGTTCCTCGTAAGAAAGTTGCGGTTGCTCCTCATACCTTTGTTGAGGCTGATTTTCATATTCAGGATTCTCCGCATACGTCTGTTTCTGTACCCTATTTTGCGGTTGATGTTCCTCGTATGGAAGTTGAGGTTGCTCCTCATACCTATGTTGAGGCTGATTTTCATATTGACGGGCATTTTGTTCATCCAGTGGCTGTTGCTCTTGATCAGTGTAAGTCTGATGTTGGAACATCTCATACGGCCTCTCAAGGTGCCCGTCAACCTCTTGATGCACTCCATCATACTGTGGAAACGCTAGTTTCTCAGAATGGTCATTAATCACATCTGCTTGATGAATAGCTCCAAAGTCGACCTGTTGTGCTGATCCGTTCATATCTGTAtccttttggttttttcccatcaattctGAGTCTTCATCCGTGTAAGATGTGCGCTTTATTCGTGTTGAATTTTGTACGTCAGAGAAGTTTAGTTCGTTTTCTCCCCCATCAGCAGAAGGCCCCTCATTGGTGACAACTTCTGATTTGACAATCGGTGGAGACTCTGTGGAAGTTTTCCTGGAATCACCATCGATATCTTTCAGTTCCTTTTTTTGGCATACGGCATCAGTGTGCTTTAATTCAGTATCAGCTTCAAGCGTTTTGTCTTCTTCCTCTACTTTTAAAGTGGTGTCACTTGCTGCTTTGCGTTTTTCATCTTCAACAGTTTTTCTATTACGAGTCTCattttctctgtcaaaagatTCTTCAACTGTCCCGGTTTTCTCCTCCTCAATGGCTCCttgctttaatttttctgtGGCTCTTGATTCTCGCTCATGTGAGTTCCTTTTTAGTTCAGAGTTTGTTAGATCATCTATGCACATCTGTCTGGGTGTATTTTCCTCATATTGTTTGTCCTTGGACTTTTTACCCTTATGATTGTtctcattattattttcatccTGATTGATGATGTGGGTGCTGTTATCATTATCTTcatctttctttttaattgcaGTTTCAGTTATGATATTACTTTTAACCTTCTCTGTCTCTATTGTAGGGTTTCCAATCTGAGGAATCAGTGTAATTTCTTCCGTATCTGCCTCAAAGATTACGACTCGAGGAGtaaccattttttcagccacagCTTGGGAACTATTTTCATCCACATGCCCTCTCCCTAATGATCCATCATTTGTGTTGCCAGACATGTTTGTACGTACTTCGTCACGATCGTGTTTTGTATCTTCATAAATTTTGACTGGGGACTTTTCAATATCTCCCTTAAATGTAGTACTCatgtctctttgatagaatggcACTTTCTGAAAGTCAGATTCATTAAAAGGGGAGCTTAAGTAACTCCGACGTTGACCAGAACTCGTCTGCGTATCACTTACACTGGAAGAACGGTTTGACGGGTAAGATGAGAGTGTCGACAAATTTGATGGATAGATGTTGTAATTCTGGACCCTTCCTCTTTCTTGCAATAATGAAGTGCTAGAATTTTTATGCAAGACGTCATCATAAGAAGAGGGAACTTCTGAAGAAAATACAACATGTTTGTACAGATTTGCTCTATGAGATACTGTCTCTCTGTCTGATAGTGTCCGTAGTATTTTCTGATAATTGTGCTTTGAGTCCACGGCTGAATAATTGCCTGTTGTGAAACtttggtttggtattgaatgcCGGATCAAATTGTTGCTGTAGCTAGCCAGCCTGtctacctctcttttttttaagtaagtACGTACGTCCGCATCTTCCTGGCTTTTATTCTTGATTCCATTCCAAGATTGAGACAATCTTGAGTATCTATCTATAATTCGCTTACTATTTTCGAGTTTACTCTTAATTATATTATCGATATAAGTATCTCTTTGCAATGGAGTTCTCATGGCAACTGAGTCACTTCTGACTCTTTGATGCCTTGGTTCAATATTCGGAAAAGACTGATAATGGAACCTGCTCATTGGTATCTTTGAATTTCGAGCCAAGTTCCGGAATCTAAATCTACTGAAATCAGAATAGGTATAATTCGATTTTCCATAACTCCCAGGCCCAGTATTATAGGAATAGCTCTGCATCTGCTGCCTTTTTAACCGTTCACAATTATCACAAAGAGTAGACTCCTTTCTGCTGCTTTTATAGTGGCTATCAAACTTGCTGTCGGGAATTGTAGTCAGAATAGGTGCAATGAGATCACTTGCATAACATTTTTCGTTGCGTTCATCGCTGATGAAAGAGTTCATATTTACTAGCTCACCACCCCTATTCTTCAATGATTCACTCGTGAATAAGTTCTCAGGTGAAGTCAAAACGTCTGGTagataatttttccctgactgaCTTGCGCGTGTTGACTTATTATCCAATACAGAACTTAGTGTTGAAGTATTTCCCTCAAAGTAAGATCTACCTACTGCTTTAAATTGAGGTAGGTAGTCG
This window encodes:
- the LOC109044115 gene encoding uncharacterized protein; translation: MTCERNKEEDRNRRITKVMERIGNEAALLLAKTERLRMLKDHYEAYLNRVYPIKKNYLIEMYDIKSHYPELIYVDEPLYSIDDYLPQFKAVGRSYFEGNTSTLSSVLDNKSTRASQSGKNYLPDVLTSPENLFTSESLKNRGGELVNMNSFISDERNEKCYASDLIAPILTTIPDSKFDSHYKSSRKESTLCDNCERLKRQQMQSYSYNTGPGSYGKSNYTYSDFSRFRFRNLARNSKIPMSRFHYQSFPNIEPRHQRVRSDSVAMRTPLQRDTYIDNIIKSKLENSKRIIDRYSRLSQSWNGIKNKSQEDADVRTYLKKREVDRLASYSNNLIRHSIPNQSFTTGNYSAVDSKHNYQKILRTLSDRETVSHRANLYKHVVFSSEVPSSYDDVLHKNSSTSLLQERGRVQNYNIYPSNLSTLSSYPSNRSSSVSDTQTSSGQRRSYLSSPFNESDFQKVPFYQRDMSTTFKGDIEKSPVKIYEDTKHDRDEVRTNMSGNTNDGSLGRGHVDENSSQAVAEKMVTPRVVIFEADTEEITLIPQIGNPTIETEKVKSNIITETAIKKKDEDNDNSTHIINQDENNNENNHKGKKSKDKQYEENTPRQMCIDDLTNSELKRNSHERESRATEKLKQGAIEEEKTGTVEESFDRENETRNRKTVEDEKRKAASDTTLKVEEEDKTLEADTELKHTDAVCQKKELKDIDGDSRKTSTESPPIVKSEVVTNEGPSADGGENELNFSDVQNSTRIKRTSYTDEDSELMGKNQKDTDMNGSAQQVDFGAIHQADVINDHSEKLAFPQYDGVHQEVDGHLERPYEMFQHQTYTDQEQQPLDEQNARQYENQPQHRYEEQPQLPYEEHQPQNRVQKQTYAENPEYENQPQQRYEEQPQLSYEEHQRQKRAQKQKYEEDPEYENQPQQRYEEQQLSYEGLKQQSKVPNQQVYEENPPQPFEVQEQPPYESQGQPLYDEHVQQQYLEQQEPYNEIVYDGSSTQYRDESHYVEQNENYPQDPSQYPKFENTREDVYDENQIYEHSHAQDEFRQYDGHGSQELLAPEPIYGQDGRVEYSSYQNEYPVNNENYGTAQQLEEYAPGTEGEDYSQRIPEEYGRGYENQHITSGEYEQPRNMYGEANDPSPYVHHTEEYGQDGYQDQEYRTNQGDLFEPEAEYPTPEYHQDLHYSDEPQKYTDGVPEQYQREELTHNTHPYSQDARRTDYSSQQEVSRQGNTQYEEMKVSRAQVDAYQEPHRKATKE